In Rhodamnia argentea isolate NSW1041297 chromosome 1, ASM2092103v1, whole genome shotgun sequence, the genomic window GGTCAGGAGGGTAAATGTTATCAGAGGAGTGGCAAACGCAGTTGTCCTACATGCACCACGATTGCTTCCCTGTGTGGATTCACCGAGACTTGACAAGCAACAATGTTCTGTTGGATGCTGATTACGAGGCTCACGTTTCCGACTTCGGTATTGCTAGGCTTCTCAAATCAGATTCATCAAATTGGACTTCTTTGGCTGGTACTCTTGGATACATTGCTCCAGGTACAAGTTCTTGGTCCTATCTTAACTTCTAATTCACATCTTAGTACTGCTAATCAACGTTCATATACATAGCTTTTGCCTCTCTTGTACAATCTCTGCTTTCCAAGCTAGTAAAAGacagaattttttgtggtcagcTACTTCATATATTGAACTAAGATATGCCACCTGTGAATTCTAGAGCTTGCATTCTCGCCGGTAGTCACggaaaaatgtgatgtttaTGGCTTTGGAGTGCTAGCAATGGAAGTGATTATGGGAAAACATCTGGGGGATCTCATCTACATTTCTGGTCCATCATCTTCATCGCCTGCAAAGATTGGTTTGGACTTTTTACTCCAGGATGTGCTGGACGGCCGCCTCTCGCCTCCCATGGGTAGAGATGCAGAGAACGTGGTGTCGATCGCAAAACTGGCGATTGCATGCTTGCGAGTGGATCCTCGGCATCGGCCAAGCATGAAAAGAGTCTCGCTAGAACTTCCAGTTCAAGTGCCTCTAGCAAAGCCATTTTCTGAGGTCAGGTTGGGTGAACTGAAAAGCTTCTGCTGTTGAGCTGAACACATGAAAGAGATGTACTGTTAAGTAGTCACAAAAGTGAAAGCACCATAAAACAAATGGGAAATTTTAGGAAGCTCCTAGAGAATGTCCAACATGAGCTCTCTTCTGTAGTAGTAATTGATCGATGGTCGCGTGGACGACACTATTCTTCTCTGTCTTGAGGTGTTCAAATGGTTTTTCGATAATGATCACATGAACCCTTATAAGAAAGGAGGTGCAACACATAAAAGCACGTCAAAGTCTCATCTACTGATGTCAAATTGAAACTTCAGAAAGTGGAGAAGAAGGAAATTCTGAAAGCAGAACTGAAAGACAGACGATTTTTCCGGGTGCTTTTTGCCCTCTTTGTGCAAACTCAGGCTATAAAATCCGACGCCGGACACTAGTCGGTACCCATGAAGAACACAACATCACACGAATAGTTCAAGCAGAGAGAGATAGGAAGTCATGACCATTGTAAATGTCCTCCTCAATATCTTCACTGGCCTTGCTTCAGCAGCCACTGATCCATATGCAATTGCAGAGGAAGCAACACAGGCTCTGCTGAAATGGAAATCTAGTTTCAACAGTCGGAGCTGAAAGACTTTGTGGTTGTCCACTTATAAAAATTCTCTCTACCAAACTTCAAGGGATCTGAACGTTAAGGATTACCGTTTTCTTTTACTGTTATAACAAGGTTGTTGGCTTCGTATCAGATTTCTCTAATCAGAATTTTGTCACATTTAATCCAAATTTCAGTGCATCTAAATGTTTTACTAGCTTTCAATTTCTATATAGTTTCCTCTATCGCTGGCGAGGCCTTGCTCATGGCTGGCAAAGGCTGGTGACCTCCATGGGTCCCTCTGGTGACTAGCGGCGGCGGCACCCATCAGCGAGGCCCTGCCATTCtttgctttgttttgttttgttttttttctttcttttttccagttTTGTCTGTTTAGATACAAgcttagacttttttttttagttttttaatctaatttaaataagattttaagaagaaaatagtaaaaaaaatgccatgcaGGAGagataaattaatttgaaaatgaacgTCGGCATTTTCCGTTAGACAAACCGACGGTGATAAcggaaagacttgattgcactaatttaacaagttttaagacttttagtgtatttatatttattttaagctTACGAAAAGCGAAGTTTTAGCATGTACTCGACAAAATTTATATGGGCCATTGTTTAAATTTGTTTTGCTCATGAATTATCCGATGGTAACCATCATTGTAGTTGATCTAATAGTAATAGTAAATGAGTCACAAATCTTTTCACGAGATCACAAGTTCGATTCATGTTGTGAGTAAAACTTATGATCCGTCCCTTGTTGTCTAGCTACCACATATCTCATGTGGAGTGACAACTTGGTGACAAGCTCGTCAATCTTGAACTTTCGAGTTGACGGCTGGTATGAAATAGTCATAGCCAAATTTGAATATTTGGTGAAGGATATAAGACTCTTATGATAACGTCAAAAACGGTTGCTACTTGCTAGGATCTCTCAGCCTTCCCTGCCCTGTTCACccataaaaataagaaagaattACTTGATGGTGATTATTCATACACCATAATAGGGGTTATACCAAAGAAAGAAACCGGAACCATCTAACACGGAAAGCACAGGATGTCCCTTCTTTTCAAACACCAAAGTCCAAATAAAGAGTTCTTttctgagaaaaaaaaggagagaggtgGAAGTCAAAGGTGAAGGAGATGGAATTTCTAGCTGTAGGAAAGAATGACTTATATGGGGACAGAAATACACATTTGAACCACCAATCATCATCGTCATATAGCTATTAAAAGGTGCTCGCGTGAGTGTGCCAAGCGAAATATGTCTCATGTTAGGATATGGTGTAATATGAGAAAATACAAAGAAGTTAATATATAATAGTTAACTTATAACTTATTGGccaactgaatatgttgacaAGCTCGGATTTAGGTTCGTTCTTGCTGACTAGGTGAAGGTATTCTCGGGTTTCTGGTGCGTCGATCCAGCAATAGGTAAGGAATGGATGTTGGCAAATCCAAGGAGCACCAATTCAAAGGATGAGTTAATATCTCATCATAGGACTCTCATGCTGAGTGGAGGATCATAATGTCTTACTCCCTCAAATGGGGGACGAAAATTCAACTTCTGTCTAGATAATAAACCTATCCTCTCATCGGACAACAACGTTTACTCTCTGGAAGATTATGACACTCGAAACTACGGATGGTATTCTCAATCCAAGTTCAAGTTGCAAATGGACCGGAGCTATAACTTGACGCAGGTTTCGCTTGACTTTGGTTGGCTTGCCTTGTCTTGACAGAGCCTAGAAATTATGGCCTCGCTCTAACTAGTGAAACAAATGCACATGTCATGAGTCAGCTTCGGATCAAGACTCCATCTACTGTTTATCGATGACCAAGCTTGAGTAACTTCAGCCACTCTGATTCATATAAGAGGACGAATGAGAAAAAGATAGAAGAACAATGAAGAAGTTGGACTTTACTAACCAAGTGATCAGGGCAAGtcctatctttcttttcttttcttttctttcaaagcTTATGTAGTTCACGGCCAGCTATTTATAATTCAGCATGCTGTTAGGGAAATACCATACACAGTTCTAGTGCAGACGCTCTTATAACCCAAGTCATGGTCACTTCCATAGTTTCGGATAAACCTCCATCTAATTTTGTTTCCTTAAAATTATCGGCCTACATTAGTACAATCGCCAGCATAGTTTTCACCTTATCTCTTGTTCCAGCTTTTGCCTCTCCGGCTTATTTCGGAGCTCAAGCGAGCAATGGAACTGCGAAAAGAGAGGAAGCGCAGTTTCTGCTGGAGTGGAAATCTAGCCTTGACAATTACAATCAAGCTGTTTTATCTTCATGGCGGGGCCACGACCCTTGCACATGGAGAGGGATTGGTTGCGGTAGCTCGGGAAGTGTCTCGGAGCTTAATATCTCGAACATCGGTTTGGGAGGTTCGCTCAGAAAACTTAACTTCACCGCTCCGTTGAATCTAGTTAGCCTCAATCTCTCGGTGAACTCGCTCTGTGGTCCCATTCCTTCGTCTATCGGTAACCTCTCTAAGTTGTCCACTATGTCTATCTTTAACAACTCGCTCTCTAGCACAATCCCTCTTGAAATAAGCAAGTTGAGCAGTCTAAGCATTCTTTACCTTGATGGGAATCATCTCCACGGAACTATCCCGGAAGAAATAGGAATGATGCACTCTCTTTCAAACCTCTCCTTGTATGACAATAATCTCACGAGTCAGATTCCTACTTCAATGCGAAACTTGAGCATCTTAACATTTCTTGCCTTGGGCCAAAACAATCTCATAGGGTCGGTTCCTCGAGAAATTTACACCCTAAGTTCTCTTGCCTTCCTTTCTCTCCGAATAAACAAATTAACCGATTCCATTCCTCTGTCTATAGGAAATCCGAGTAATCTAAACGTCCTTAACTTCCAACAATACTTTCTTTCTGGTCCAATTCCCCGGGAAATAGGAAGGCTGAAACCTCTGTCAAGGCTCACTTTGTCCGGCAATAATTTCAGGGGTCCAATTCCTGTGTCTATAGGAAACTTGACTTCCCTAGCTTTATTAGTCCTCGCTCCCAACAATCTTTCCAACTCCATTCCTGAAGAAGTTGGAACCTTGAGACATCTGAAGGAACTTCGCCTGTCACAAAATAGTCTCAACGGGTCGATCTCGAGATCAATTGGAAAATTGATCAACCCGAGTGTACCGAGTTTGCACTACAACCATCTTTCTGGTTTCATCCCGGATGAAATGAACAATCTTAGAACTCTAAGACATTTCTCCATAGGTGAAAATAACCTAATAGGGCGATTACCGGATAACATTTACCTTGAAGGGTTACTCCAAAATTTTACAGCGCCCAATAACCACTTCGATGGTCCTCTTCCTAAGAGCCCGAAGAATTGCAGTAGCTTATTGAGGATTCGACTTGATGGAAACCAACTCATGGGAAACCTGACGGAAGATTTTGGTGCATATCCCAACTTGAAGTACATTGACTTGAGTCATAACCAATTCTACGGAGAGCTTTGTTCGAAATGGGGCTGTTCCCATAACTTAACAAGCCTAAGAATCTCCAGTAACAACATTTCTGGTGGGATACATCCCTGGATTGGGAATCTGACCCGGTTGAGAGTATTGGACCTCTCATCGAACTATATTACCGGTCGCCTTCCGAGGGAACCGAGAGGATTGACTTCACTTCTTGAGCTTGATCTACGTGATAACAAAATCTCTAGTAATATCCCTCCCGAGATTGGTCATTTTCGCACCGCTATGAAGCTCAACTTAGGGGGCAACAAGTTTGGTGGCTTGATCCCGCCTCAATTAGGACAGTGCAGAAGCTTGTGGATCTTGAATTTGAGCAACAACGAAATTCGAGCCGATACTCCTACGGATATAGGCAATTTGCAGTTTTTGAGTGATCTTGATCTGTCCCATAACTTCTTGGTAGGAAAAATACCACAGAGCATCGGCAAGTTGACAATTTTGGAAGTGTTGAATTTATCCCAAAACAGCCTCTCCGGCTTCATACCCCAAACTTTCAACAATATGTTGGGATTGGTATCTCTGAATATATCCCACAACTACTTGGAGGATCCAATCCCAAACATCGAAGCCTTCCGTGATGCTCCATACAGCGCAGTAGCAAGCAATAAAGCCGGGTTGTGTGGTGTCGTGGCTGGTTTGAAGAACTGCTCCGAGAGGGCTTATAGTGAGAAAGGaaataagtttatgattctAGTCATTCTCTTAATAGTCAGCTTCATCCTCCTCACATCTTTATTCACCGGAGTGATTCTTCTAGCTTGCCAAAGGGTCAAAAGCACGGAACAAGACTTATTGGAAGCACAAGTGCGAGGAGATGCTTTTGCAATATGGGGCTACGACGGAAAAATGGTGtatgaaaacattattaaagCCACGGAAGGATTCAATTCCAAGTACTATGTGGGAGAGGGAGGATACGGAGTCATATACAAAGCCAAGCTATCTGCTAATCAAGCTTTTGCCGTGAAGAAAATTCATGCGTCGCAAGAGGATGACATTTTCGGGTCAATGTCACTAGAGTGGGAGGTCAATGCATTGGCAAATATATGACACCGTAACATCGTCGAGCTCTATGGATATTGCTTCCATCCGAGACACTCGTTTTTGGTGTACGAGTTCATGGAAAGATGAAGCTTGAGAAGGGCCTTGATCGACGACGAGATGGCGACGGAGTTTGATTGGGCTAGGAGGGCCGGCTCGATCAAAGGGGTGGCGAATGCGTTGTCTTACATGCACCGCGATTGCTCTCCACCGTGGATTCATAGTGACATCACCGGCAACAACGTGCTTCTGGATGGTGATTATGAAGCTCATGTTTCTAATTTTGGCACAGCAAGGCTTCTCAAGCCAGATTCATCTAATTGGACTTTAGTGGTCGGTACACTTGGATATATAGCACCAGGTGTGCATGTGCTTGCCCATTTGGTAATATGTTCAGCTATCCGTAAGCTTGGCTGAATTTTTTGTCATGAATTGATTTGTATTGCTAAAGATTACCGGATAACAACTTAATGCTTCTCTTATATATTGCAGAGTTAGCATATTCATCAGCAGATTCTGAAAAATGCGATGTTTATAGCTTCGGAATAGTTGCATTGGAAGTACTTATGGGAAAGCATCCTAGTGATCTCGTCTCGAGCTCGTGCCAACCATTGACATTGTCGATACAATTCGACTCGGGAACATTCCCGCAAGATGTGCTGGACCGACACCTCTCACTTCCTCTGGACAAAGACACGCGGGACGTGGTTTCGATTGCTAAACCGGCACTTGCATGCTTGCGAGTCAATCCTCATCATCGACCCACCACGCGAAAAGTTTGTCGAGGGCTTTCAATTCAAGCGCCTCTAGGGAAGCCATTCTCGGATGTCGGGTTGAGTGAGCTGAATGGCGTCCATGGTTGAGGTAGCTGAACATATGAGGAAGTGATTGACGGGAAAAGAGCTGAATGGTTTCCTGTCTGTACATATTCACATCAATGcaccttttccttttaagtGCTATAATGGAAGTGCCAATGCATTAGTTATTTTCACAAACAACTTCTCATCCACCCTATTCAACTCCGCATCGCCTTTCTTGCAGTTGAGCCCAATACACGTAAGGAAAGATTCGATAGATAGTTGATAAGTTGAGTTTATTGGTAATCCAATTGAGCCCATGTTCATTTAGAAATTTGAATTATCGAGTATGAATCAACTAGGCATTATCAATACCGATatccaatgtgggacttcttTTGTCTTCTGCACTACTCAAATGTGCACACAAGAAACAATAGTAGAGGTAAGAAGATTAATTTACAACTCTGTGCGGGTTCTTCCGGGGTGCTTAATAGGAGACGCTTGTTTAAGAAAACTACTAGATTTAAAGTATTGGCTTATGAATATTAGCATAAAAAACGATGCGGCACGATAGTATTGACTGATTAACCAAGTATATCACATCTTGCGCTCCCAACTTTGCTTGCTTAAATCATGAACACGGCATTACTTAATGTTAACTCGCCAAGCCATTGTCCTGTAGATTGATGCGTGCACCATAAGTCCGTCTTCGGCAAAAGGATACTTCAAgtatcaatatttatgtacgatactcactttaatgccaatattttttttagatcacttaagtgccaactttttcgAAAAACGATAaattaagtgccaactccggtgaggtcaCCGGAATttgccgttggcactaaagtgatcattttttttttctaatttggcattaaagtgatcgttttttggataacttaagtgtcaatttttttgaaaaacgattatttaagtgcaaactCCGGTAAGATCGTTGAaatttcttgccgttggcactaaagtggtcattttttttttgatttggcatttaagtgatccaaaaaaaaaaatattggtatcaaagtgagcgccgtatacaaatattgacacttgagatgTCCTAATGCCGTCTATCTTCAATAAAATTTCGTGGCCAACCTAGTCATGGGTAGACAAGTTGAGCAAAGATTTGTTGTTGTGTGTCGGcaagatttttcaaaaagacCATCATTTTCCATGTCGAGGTCTTTGGGATGAATGTTCCAAGATGATGATAATCATATGCATCGGCGAGTATATGTCCCCACAGAAATATAGTGAGGGATGATTGCCAAAGGCCACAAGTATTTTCCCGTGATAGATTGGCCTCCTACTATAGAATGCTCATCCAACGGCTAGTTAATACAATCGAAAACTGCAAGGTCCCCTGGCCTTTCCCGCCATGTTCACCCATTAAAATCAAATTACTTGATGGTGATGATTCACACACGATAATATGGGTTATACCAAAGAAAGAAGCTGCAACCGTCTAGCACGTAAAGCATAGaaaatgcccttttttttttcaaacacccaaaattcaaagaaagagttctttattgaagaaaaa contains:
- the LOC115732546 gene encoding MDIS1-interacting receptor like kinase 2-like, with translation MVTSIVSDKPPSNFVSLKLSAYISTIASIVFTLSLVPAFASPAYFGAQASNGTAKREEAQFLLEWKSSLDNYNQAVLSSWRGHDPCTWRGIGCGSSGSVSELNISNIGLGGSLRKLNFTAPLNLVSLNLSVNSLCGPIPSSIGNLSKLSTMSIFNNSLSSTIPLEISKLSSLSILYLDGNHLHGTIPEEIGMMHSLSNLSLYDNNLTSQIPTSMRNLSILTFLALGQNNLIGSVPREIYTLSSLAFLSLRINKLTDSIPLSIGNPSNLNVLNFQQYFLSGPIPREIGRLKPLSRLTLSGNNFRGPIPVSIGNLTSLALLVLAPNNLSNSIPEEVGTLRHLKELRLSQNSLNGSISRSIGKLINPSVPSLHYNHLSGFIPDEMNNLRTLRHFSIGENNLIGRLPDNIYLEGLLQNFTAPNNHFDGPLPKSPKNCSSLLRIRLDGNQLMGNLTEDFGAYPNLKYIDLSHNQFYGELCSKWGCSHNLTSLRISSNNISGGIHPWIGNLTRLRVLDLSSNYITGRLPREPRGLTSLLELDLRDNKISSNIPPEIGHFRTAMKLNLGGNKFGGLIPPQLGQCRSLWILNLSNNEIRADTPTDIGNLQFLSDLDLSHNFLVGKIPQSIGKLTILEVLNLSQNSLSGFIPQTFNNMLGLVSLNISHNYLEDPIPNIEAFRDAPYSAVASNKAGLCGVVAGLKNCSERAYSEKGNKFMILVILLIVSFILLTSLFTGVILLACQRVKSTEQDLLEAQVRGDAFAIWGYDGKMVYENIIKATEGFNSKYYVGEGGYGVIYKAKLSANQAFAVKKIHASQEDDIFGSMSLEWEVNALANI
- the LOC115732547 gene encoding MDIS1-interacting receptor like kinase 2-like isoform X2 — protein: MATEFDWARRAGSIKGVANALSYMHRDCSPPWIHSDITGNNVLLDGDYEAHVSNFGTARLLKPDSSNWTLVVGTLGYIAPELAYSSADSEKCDVYSFGIVALEVLMGKHPSDLVSSSCQPLTLSIQFDSGTFPQDVLDRHLSLPLDKDTRDVVSIAKPALACLRVNPHHRPTTRKVCRGLSIQAPLGKPFSDVGLSELNGVHG